In one Spirosoma rigui genomic region, the following are encoded:
- a CDS encoding toxin-antitoxin system YwqK family antitoxin gives MKQLKKLKADKKVKAKVSKTEYAGLSMVKAYTKIGSGDRTIVEEFYILRDNNAAKPLPYIREVFRYYQRSGRVTSSIVKDEEKGLLLHGPYKRYQNGDLVEEGYYYAGMKDGRWERYDAKFMLLDKTNWHHGVPAESRLTYYDSTHHKIKEIIPVEYGKVKGTYMAFHENGLLAEEGKYDNGVKVGRWTEFYPISPSGRRMRRKLTQHASDQWDTDFEPYTISEWDEKGKITYERAKEKVVEAEETEN, from the coding sequence ATGAAACAACTGAAAAAGTTGAAGGCCGACAAGAAGGTCAAGGCCAAAGTGTCGAAAACGGAATATGCCGGTCTCTCAATGGTAAAGGCGTATACCAAAATCGGGAGTGGTGATCGGACAATTGTAGAGGAATTTTATATTCTTAGGGATAACAATGCCGCCAAACCGCTGCCTTACATCCGGGAAGTATTCCGGTACTACCAGCGTAGTGGCCGGGTAACGAGTTCGATTGTAAAGGATGAGGAAAAGGGTTTGTTGTTACACGGCCCTTATAAGCGTTACCAAAATGGCGATCTCGTGGAAGAAGGTTACTACTACGCCGGCATGAAGGATGGTCGATGGGAGCGGTACGACGCCAAGTTTATGCTGCTGGACAAAACTAACTGGCATCATGGCGTACCAGCCGAGTCCAGACTAACGTATTATGACTCTACCCATCATAAGATCAAGGAAATAATTCCTGTCGAATACGGTAAGGTAAAAGGGACTTATATGGCCTTCCACGAAAATGGGCTGCTGGCCGAGGAGGGGAAATATGACAATGGTGTGAAAGTTGGCCGCTGGACGGAGTTCTACCCAATTAGCCCGAGTGGCCGCCGGATGCGCCGTAAACTAACCCAGCACGCCAGCGACCAATGGGATACCGATTTTGAACCTTACACCATCAGTGAGTGGGACGAAAAGGGAAAGATCACGTACGAACGGGCGAAGGAGAAAGTAGTGGAAGCCGAAGAGACCGAGAACTGA
- a CDS encoding tetratricopeptide repeat protein, producing the protein MSVRINLMQWSLVVFPLFAVAQPRQLITSARSGDSVRQASSVRPTEQNKSTNEATPADATDTDAAGGSVNILPLFGERPKTAAQIDEEIHFLNDCDRNFSNRSEASAFFADRGWDYVADGQLDTATHRFNLSWLLNDHNADAYWGLGVVSYQKNNIPEAIRLLKKGLNVADTNVVLMDDLAALQIKNFQQKKDPIDLNESESLLLKIIALNPKSATSYQKLSVVNYLKADYEKSWEYFHQARGLDLTVLDLGFLNELLAKQPDPKGVFK; encoded by the coding sequence ATGAGCGTTCGGATAAATCTGATGCAATGGAGTCTGGTTGTTTTTCCGCTTTTCGCGGTCGCGCAGCCCAGGCAACTTATTACGTCAGCTCGTTCAGGCGATTCAGTTCGGCAAGCCAGTAGCGTCCGGCCCACGGAGCAGAACAAATCAACCAATGAGGCAACACCGGCCGACGCAACCGATACGGACGCGGCAGGTGGATCGGTGAACATATTGCCCCTGTTTGGTGAGCGGCCCAAGACAGCCGCTCAGATCGACGAAGAAATTCACTTCCTGAATGATTGCGACCGTAATTTCAGCAATCGCTCGGAAGCCAGCGCGTTTTTTGCGGATCGGGGGTGGGATTACGTTGCCGATGGTCAACTGGACACGGCCACCCACCGCTTTAACCTTTCATGGCTGCTCAATGACCATAACGCCGATGCGTATTGGGGGCTAGGGGTGGTTAGCTACCAGAAAAATAATATCCCGGAAGCCATTCGATTACTCAAGAAGGGACTCAACGTAGCCGATACTAACGTTGTGCTGATGGATGATCTCGCAGCGTTGCAGATCAAGAATTTTCAGCAGAAGAAGGACCCCATCGACTTAAACGAGTCGGAAAGTCTGCTTCTAAAAATAATAGCGCTGAATCCAAAATCAGCGACCTCTTACCAGAAGCTATCGGTTGTCAACTACCTGAAAGCCGACTACGAGAAGTCATGGGAGTATTTTCACCAGGCGCGCGGCCTCGATCTGACGGTGCTTGACCTGGGCTTTCTCAACGAACTTCTCGCCAAGCAGCCCGATCCAAAAGGGGTTTTCAAATAG
- a CDS encoding DEAD/DEAH box helicase, which produces MEITSFEQFDLNRQLLNAIADAGYTEPTPIQQKTIPLSLGNHDVLGIAQTGTGKTAAYLLPLLMKVKYAQGHNPRALILAPTRELVMQINEAVSQLAKYTDLRHLALYGGLGPKTQIDTLRQGVDILVATPGRLMDLYRTGEIVMKEIRTLVIDEADKMMDMGFMPQIRSLLEIIPSKRQNLLFSATFGGRVERLSGEFLEAPIKVEVSPQASTANMVNQVLYPVPNFRTKINLLDHLVRKEEFQRVIIFARTKGTADNIYKFLSRKVIDPANIRVIHANKGQNTRINAMEAFREGNIKVLVSTDVAARGIDIAEVSHVINFDVPLIYEDYVHRIGRTGRANHTGEAITFMTMAEEYHVQKIERIIRMTIPRDPIPRAVELVETPKEEQQDMLREIDDQRRKEDPTFLGAFHEKKGRTTTAGKDRLKAKSKMTVTKKPASSSAAPRSGSSRPRSAASSGGKTGSPKRSGTRGGRR; this is translated from the coding sequence ATGGAAATTACCTCATTCGAGCAATTCGACCTCAATCGGCAGTTGCTCAACGCCATTGCCGACGCTGGCTATACCGAACCGACACCCATTCAGCAGAAAACGATTCCGTTGAGCCTGGGCAACCACGATGTGCTGGGTATTGCTCAGACCGGTACGGGTAAAACGGCGGCTTACCTACTGCCCCTGCTCATGAAAGTGAAGTACGCGCAGGGCCACAACCCACGCGCGCTGATCCTGGCCCCTACGCGGGAACTGGTAATGCAGATCAACGAGGCTGTCAGCCAACTGGCCAAATACACCGACCTTCGCCATCTGGCCCTCTACGGAGGTCTGGGACCCAAAACTCAGATCGATACGCTACGGCAGGGCGTCGATATTCTGGTAGCGACACCTGGCAGACTGATGGATCTCTACCGCACGGGCGAGATCGTGATGAAAGAAATCAGGACGCTCGTTATTGACGAGGCCGATAAAATGATGGATATGGGCTTCATGCCCCAGATCCGGTCGCTGCTCGAAATTATTCCTTCCAAGCGGCAGAACCTGCTGTTTTCGGCTACGTTCGGCGGGCGAGTTGAGCGACTGTCGGGTGAATTTCTGGAAGCCCCCATTAAAGTGGAAGTAAGTCCGCAGGCGTCTACCGCCAACATGGTAAACCAGGTTTTGTACCCGGTACCCAACTTCCGGACTAAGATCAACCTACTGGATCATCTGGTCAGAAAAGAAGAATTTCAGCGGGTGATCATCTTTGCTCGTACCAAAGGCACCGCCGACAATATTTACAAGTTTCTGTCCCGTAAGGTCATCGATCCAGCTAATATCCGGGTTATCCACGCCAACAAAGGTCAGAATACCCGTATCAACGCGATGGAAGCGTTTCGGGAAGGGAACATCAAAGTGCTGGTATCGACCGACGTAGCAGCCCGCGGTATCGACATTGCCGAAGTAAGCCACGTTATCAACTTCGACGTACCCCTGATTTACGAAGACTACGTACACCGCATAGGCCGTACGGGCCGCGCCAACCACACGGGCGAAGCCATCACGTTCATGACGATGGCTGAAGAATACCACGTCCAGAAGATCGAACGCATCATTCGTATGACCATTCCACGCGATCCCATTCCGAGAGCGGTTGAGCTTGTCGAGACGCCAAAAGAAGAGCAGCAGGATATGCTCCGGGAGATTGACGACCAGCGCCGGAAAGAAGATCCAACCTTTTTAGGTGCCTTTCACGAAAAAAAGGGACGCACAACAACGGCGGGCAAAGATCGGTTGAAGGCCAAATCAAAAATGACGGTGACAAAAAAACCGGCATCCTCGTCAGCAGCGCCCCGTTCGGGTAGTAGCCGGCCCAGATCAGCCGCTTCCTCGGGCGGAAAAACGGGGTCACCAAAGCGCTCTGGGACGAGGGGCGGGCGACGGTAA
- a CDS encoding fructosamine kinase family protein: MDFWGDEQFSFFESILFLALGQTVEVIGTQFLSGGDISTAAQVFSSEGVFFIKWNHAGTALSDTIDMFEAEARGLDLLRQTDALYIPQVIGYGQQLDKSYLILDYIDPGHPDDTYWETLGQSLAVLHSHTQATFGLDFPNYIGSLQQTNTPTASGIDFFFEHRLLPQAGMALYKGLLTKTTYDALFRLRDRLPDLLPNERPALLHGDLWSGNVMVNEHGQPALIDPAVYYGFREADLAHTRLFGGFDQRFYDAYDEAFPLHDGFDERIAIYNLYPLLVHVNLFGSGYVSGVERVLKRF; encoded by the coding sequence ATGGACTTCTGGGGCGACGAGCAGTTTTCTTTTTTCGAGAGTATCCTTTTTTTGGCCCTTGGTCAGACCGTTGAGGTAATTGGAACACAATTTTTGTCGGGGGGTGATATCAGTACAGCCGCCCAGGTATTTTCGTCGGAGGGAGTCTTCTTCATCAAATGGAATCACGCCGGAACCGCCCTGTCGGATACCATTGATATGTTCGAAGCCGAAGCGCGGGGGCTGGACCTGCTCAGGCAAACCGATGCGCTATATATCCCGCAGGTTATCGGCTACGGTCAGCAACTGGATAAGTCTTACTTGATTCTTGACTACATCGATCCCGGCCATCCTGATGACACCTACTGGGAAACCCTGGGTCAGTCGCTGGCCGTACTACACTCCCATACCCAGGCCACGTTCGGGCTGGATTTTCCCAATTACATCGGCTCGCTGCAACAGACAAATACACCAACCGCTAGCGGTATTGACTTTTTCTTCGAGCACCGGCTGCTCCCACAAGCCGGCATGGCGCTCTACAAGGGATTACTAACCAAAACGACCTACGACGCGCTGTTCCGGCTCCGCGATCGCCTGCCCGACCTGCTTCCCAACGAACGTCCGGCCCTGCTCCACGGTGACCTGTGGTCGGGAAATGTTATGGTTAACGAGCATGGTCAACCGGCGCTGATTGATCCGGCGGTTTACTACGGTTTTCGCGAAGCCGATCTGGCACATACCCGGTTATTCGGCGGTTTTGATCAGCGTTTTTACGACGCATACGACGAAGCATTTCCGCTACACGACGGTTTCGACGAGCGCATCGCCATCTATAATCTCTACCCATTGCTAGTTCACGTGAATCTGTTTGGCTCCGGTTACGTTAGTGGCGTGGAACGGGTACTGAAACGGTTTTAA
- a CDS encoding anhydro-N-acetylmuramic acid kinase, whose translation MNQQIQQLYTIAQKSERRIIGLMSGTSLDGLDVALCRLSGNGPGTTVILERFATIPYDEDLKTEIRTIFAKKEIEFEQLCLLNPYIGRIHGQLVRECLTHWQLQPSDVDIIASHGQTVFHAPKRQHGRAKFPNATLQIGDGDHVAAAAGIITISDFRQKHVALGGEGAPLAVYGDYFMFSRAGENRILLNMGGIANFTYLPVDQDAAAVFTTDTGPGNTLLDAYARRLLDKPYDQNGQLAASGKVQADLLKALKQHPFFDTDFPKTTGPEVFNTTYVSEAQRMSQTTDIAPADLMATLVQFSADTITEAIGRLVQPGQQYTIYMSGGGAHNPALTGAIQAQLPACEFKRTDELGIDGDAKEAVLFAVLANECLVGGTTSFGNRQGVPTVSMGKISFPR comes from the coding sequence ATGAACCAACAAATTCAACAGCTCTATACGATTGCCCAAAAATCCGAACGACGGATCATTGGTTTGATGTCAGGTACCTCGCTCGACGGTCTCGACGTAGCCCTGTGTCGCCTGTCGGGAAATGGCCCTGGCACAACGGTAATCCTCGAACGCTTTGCAACAATACCCTACGACGAGGACCTGAAAACCGAGATTCGTACGATCTTCGCCAAGAAAGAAATCGAATTCGAGCAGCTTTGTTTACTAAATCCCTACATCGGCCGGATTCACGGACAACTGGTGCGGGAATGTCTGACCCACTGGCAACTTCAGCCCAGCGACGTAGATATCATAGCCAGTCATGGTCAAACCGTCTTTCATGCCCCTAAGCGGCAACACGGTCGGGCTAAATTCCCGAACGCTACCCTGCAAATTGGCGATGGTGACCATGTAGCGGCTGCGGCCGGTATTATAACCATCAGCGATTTTCGGCAAAAACACGTAGCGCTGGGGGGCGAGGGGGCTCCGCTGGCCGTTTACGGCGATTACTTTATGTTCTCCAGAGCCGGAGAAAATCGTATTCTGCTCAACATGGGGGGAATTGCCAACTTTACCTACCTGCCCGTCGATCAGGACGCGGCTGCGGTGTTTACAACCGATACGGGGCCGGGCAATACGCTGCTGGATGCTTATGCCCGGCGACTATTGGATAAACCATATGACCAGAATGGGCAACTGGCCGCCAGCGGGAAGGTACAGGCCGACCTGCTCAAGGCGCTGAAACAGCATCCGTTTTTTGATACTGATTTTCCCAAAACGACCGGTCCAGAAGTATTCAATACTACGTACGTATCAGAAGCGCAACGAATGAGCCAGACGACTGACATAGCGCCCGCCGATCTGATGGCGACGCTCGTTCAGTTCAGTGCCGATACCATTACGGAAGCTATTGGCCGACTGGTGCAGCCGGGACAGCAGTATACGATTTACATGAGCGGGGGCGGGGCGCACAATCCCGCGCTGACGGGTGCTATTCAGGCGCAGTTGCCTGCCTGCGAGTTTAAACGTACTGATGAACTGGGTATTGATGGCGATGCCAAGGAGGCTGTACTGTTTGCGGTGCTGGCCAACGAATGTCTGGTTGGCGGTACGACCTCTTTCGGTAACCGGCAGGGGGTACCTACAGTTTCGATGGGAAAAATAAGCTTCCCCCGATAG
- the mog gene encoding molybdopterin adenylyltransferase has product MINIGIINVSDRASAGVYEDIPGKAVVSLLTEWLTCDWQPVYRVIPDEQDQLEATMIELADTAGCCLVVTTGGTGPALRDVTPEATEAVCQKMLPGFGELMRQESLKYVPTAILSRQTAGIRNQTLLLNLPGKPTAIGQCLSVVFPAIPYCIDLIGGPFLTTNESLMKVFRPKS; this is encoded by the coding sequence ATGATCAATATTGGTATTATTAATGTTTCGGATCGGGCCAGCGCGGGGGTCTATGAAGATATTCCCGGTAAAGCCGTTGTCAGTTTGCTAACTGAGTGGCTTACCTGCGACTGGCAACCGGTGTACCGGGTCATCCCCGACGAGCAGGACCAGCTCGAAGCAACCATGATCGAACTGGCCGATACAGCAGGCTGCTGCCTGGTTGTCACTACGGGTGGTACCGGCCCCGCCCTCCGCGACGTAACGCCCGAAGCGACCGAGGCTGTCTGCCAGAAAATGCTGCCCGGTTTTGGCGAGCTCATGCGGCAGGAAAGCCTTAAATACGTGCCCACTGCCATCCTTTCCCGGCAGACAGCGGGCATTCGTAACCAGACCCTGCTGCTGAACCTGCCCGGAAAGCCTACCGCCATTGGCCAATGCCTGTCGGTTGTATTTCCGGCCATTCCTTACTGCATCGATCTCATTGGCGGGCCGTTTCTGACGACCAATGAATCGTTGATGAAGGTGTTCAGGCCTAAAAGCTAA
- a CDS encoding glycosyltransferase: MESIFSTSKRKLLLEVAWEVCNQVGGIYTVIRSKVPAMVEKWDDNYVALGPYFPQRAASEFEPITDSDETEIGQTVRKMRQMGYGVEYGYWLVTGRPRVVLFDIASFSSDQLNQVKGLLWQNHQLSTLNVEELVDQTIIFGEMVRQFISLLAEDHAKRVDLVAHFHEWMASTGLPDLRRDNVKVATVFTTHATMLGRYLAQNEPGFYGKLPFFDWKREAQHYGIETQATIERLAAIQSHVFTTVSDVTARECEVFLGRNPDLVLPNGLNITRFAAVHEFQNLHVRYKQKIHEFVMGHFFQSYSFDLEKTLYFFTSGRFEFSNKGYDLTLEALARLNYRMREAKMDMTVVMFMVTKQPYTSINPDVLHSRALLDEIQETCENIEKQVGERLFQAAASDQGIALPDLNNFVDEYWRLRLRRTVQSWKTKRLPPFVTHNLVQEDDMTRFIRQANLVNNEYDRVKIVYHPDFIASTNPLFGLDYSQFVRGCHLGVFPSYYEPWGYTPLECVVRGIPTVTSDQSGFGDFIMQIMRDYESRGIYVINRRTQNFNEAADQLANVLFRFVKMAQRDRIAQRNRVESIAEVFDWSNLRSYYDTAHDLALKRKKP; this comes from the coding sequence TTGGAATCGATATTCTCAACGTCAAAGCGGAAGCTTCTGCTCGAAGTTGCCTGGGAAGTCTGCAATCAGGTAGGCGGCATCTATACGGTTATCCGATCGAAGGTTCCGGCAATGGTCGAGAAGTGGGACGACAACTACGTTGCCCTCGGCCCTTATTTTCCGCAACGAGCCGCTTCCGAGTTTGAGCCAATTACGGATTCAGACGAAACCGAGATCGGTCAAACCGTACGAAAGATGCGGCAGATGGGTTATGGTGTCGAGTACGGTTACTGGCTCGTAACGGGCCGCCCCCGGGTGGTGCTGTTCGATATTGCCAGTTTCAGCTCAGACCAGCTCAATCAGGTCAAGGGCCTGCTCTGGCAAAATCACCAGCTCTCTACCCTGAACGTTGAAGAACTCGTTGACCAGACGATCATATTTGGCGAGATGGTCCGGCAGTTCATCAGTCTGCTGGCCGAAGATCATGCCAAACGAGTTGATTTGGTGGCTCACTTCCACGAATGGATGGCCAGCACCGGCCTACCCGACCTGCGCCGGGATAACGTAAAAGTAGCTACGGTCTTCACGACCCACGCGACGATGCTAGGCCGCTATCTGGCCCAGAACGAGCCGGGCTTCTACGGTAAACTTCCCTTCTTCGACTGGAAACGCGAAGCCCAGCACTACGGTATCGAAACCCAGGCCACCATCGAGCGGCTGGCTGCCATACAATCGCACGTATTCACGACGGTGAGTGACGTTACAGCGCGCGAGTGTGAAGTATTTCTGGGGCGTAACCCCGACCTGGTATTACCTAACGGGTTAAACATTACCCGGTTCGCGGCCGTCCATGAATTTCAGAATCTACACGTTCGGTATAAGCAGAAGATCCATGAATTTGTGATGGGTCACTTTTTCCAGAGCTATTCCTTCGATCTGGAAAAAACGCTTTATTTCTTCACCTCGGGCCGGTTTGAGTTTTCCAATAAAGGGTATGACCTTACCCTCGAAGCCCTGGCCCGGCTGAATTACCGCATGCGGGAAGCCAAGATGGATATGACGGTTGTTATGTTCATGGTTACCAAACAGCCTTACACCTCCATCAATCCGGACGTGCTGCACTCGCGGGCTCTGCTCGACGAGATTCAGGAAACCTGCGAGAATATTGAAAAGCAGGTGGGCGAGCGGCTATTTCAGGCGGCCGCTTCGGACCAGGGGATCGCTCTGCCCGATCTGAATAATTTCGTGGACGAATACTGGCGGCTCCGGCTCCGGCGAACCGTACAGAGCTGGAAAACAAAACGGCTACCGCCCTTCGTGACCCATAACCTGGTACAGGAAGATGATATGACGCGCTTTATTCGGCAGGCCAACCTGGTCAATAACGAATACGACCGCGTTAAGATCGTTTACCACCCCGACTTCATTGCATCGACAAACCCGCTTTTTGGCCTCGACTACAGTCAGTTTGTGCGGGGTTGCCACCTGGGCGTGTTCCCCAGCTATTACGAGCCGTGGGGCTACACTCCGCTGGAGTGCGTAGTTCGGGGTATTCCAACCGTTACCAGCGATCAGTCGGGTTTTGGCGATTTCATCATGCAGATCATGCGTGACTATGAAAGCCGGGGTATCTACGTCATCAACCGCCGGACGCAAAACTTCAACGAAGCCGCCGATCAACTGGCAAACGTTCTGTTCCGATTCGTCAAAATGGCGCAGCGTGACCGTATTGCACAACGGAACCGGGTTGAGAGCATTGCCGAAGTCTTCGACTGGAGCAACCTCCGCTCCTATTACGACACCGCACACGATCTGGCACTCAAACGTAAAAAACCGTAA
- a CDS encoding isoaspartyl peptidase/L-asparaginase family protein produces the protein MLNRRRFLTLSSLSGLFPSLAFQPRTVAPAPLVISTWKQPKANAAAQAVLDRGGRALDAVEAGVRVPEADPNDTSVGYGGLPDRDGRVTLDACIMDEKGNAGSVTYLEKIMHAISVARAVMEKSPHVMLSGEGAQAFALAQGFKKENLLTKSSEAAWREWMKTAKYKPVINIERHDTIGMLAMDSKGDLSGACTTSGLAYKMNGRVGDSPIIGAGLFVDNEIGGACATGLGELVMRTCGSFLVVELMRQGRSPQQACEEAAMRIVKKQDYKEVQVGFLATNRQGDVGAYSIQPGFSYTVSRNGKTEVLEAKSFLGK, from the coding sequence ATGTTAAACCGTCGCCGTTTTCTAACCCTCAGTTCCCTATCAGGCCTGTTCCCATCGCTGGCCTTTCAACCCCGTACCGTAGCTCCTGCTCCGCTGGTCATTTCAACCTGGAAACAACCAAAAGCCAACGCAGCGGCTCAGGCCGTTCTCGACCGGGGCGGCCGGGCGCTGGACGCGGTAGAAGCCGGCGTTCGTGTTCCCGAAGCAGACCCCAACGATACCAGTGTTGGCTACGGCGGCCTGCCTGACCGCGACGGGCGCGTTACGCTCGATGCCTGCATCATGGACGAGAAGGGCAACGCCGGTTCCGTTACGTATCTGGAAAAGATCATGCATGCGATCTCGGTAGCGCGCGCCGTCATGGAGAAGTCACCCCACGTCATGCTCAGTGGTGAAGGTGCCCAGGCTTTTGCTCTGGCGCAGGGATTTAAAAAAGAAAACCTGCTCACCAAATCGTCGGAAGCCGCCTGGCGCGAGTGGATGAAAACAGCGAAGTATAAACCCGTCATCAACATTGAGCGTCACGACACGATTGGCATGCTGGCTATGGATAGCAAAGGCGACCTTTCCGGTGCCTGCACCACCAGCGGCCTGGCCTACAAAATGAACGGCCGCGTGGGCGACTCCCCCATTATTGGAGCGGGGTTGTTTGTCGATAATGAAATTGGCGGAGCCTGCGCCACGGGGCTCGGCGAACTGGTCATGCGCACCTGCGGTTCGTTTCTCGTGGTTGAGCTGATGCGCCAGGGCCGCAGTCCGCAGCAGGCCTGCGAAGAAGCCGCCATGCGTATTGTTAAGAAGCAGGATTATAAGGAAGTACAGGTAGGCTTTTTGGCTACAAACCGGCAGGGTGACGTTGGTGCATACAGCATCCAGCCCGGATTTAGCTATACCGTTTCGCGGAATGGCAAGACCGAAGTACTGGAGGCTAAATCTTTTCTGGGTAAATAG
- the purU gene encoding formyltetrahydrofolate deformylase, whose protein sequence is MDGPDNKGLIYHVTGVLYRHNLNIIHNDEYVSPSGHFFMRTEFEGTFDSDALLTELNTTLPNAEGITFRLNPKRKKNIVVMVTKEHHCLGELLIRYAFDELDADILAVISNYNVLQPLVSKFGIPFHYVSHEGRSREEHEEAILRTLAIYEPEYLVLAKYMRVLTPGFVNTFPNRIVNIHHSFLPAFVGANPYRQAYERGVKIIGATAHFVNNDLDEGPIIAQNVQEVDHRHTATDMATKGKDVEKIVLSQALKLVFSDRVFISGNRAIVL, encoded by the coding sequence ATGGATGGGCCCGATAACAAAGGCCTGATTTATCACGTTACGGGCGTGCTGTACCGGCACAATCTCAACATCATTCACAACGATGAGTATGTTAGCCCGTCGGGTCATTTTTTCATGCGGACAGAGTTCGAAGGCACTTTTGATAGTGATGCGCTGCTTACCGAACTTAACACGACGCTACCCAACGCCGAAGGCATCACATTTCGGCTGAATCCGAAGCGTAAAAAGAATATCGTCGTGATGGTCACGAAAGAACATCACTGCCTGGGCGAACTGCTCATCCGCTACGCGTTTGATGAGCTGGACGCGGATATTCTGGCCGTGATCAGTAATTATAACGTACTACAGCCGCTGGTGAGCAAGTTCGGGATTCCATTTCACTACGTCTCGCACGAGGGCCGCAGCCGGGAGGAACACGAGGAGGCCATCCTGCGTACGCTGGCCATCTACGAACCGGAGTATCTGGTGCTGGCCAAATACATGCGGGTGTTAACACCGGGGTTCGTCAATACCTTTCCCAATCGGATCGTTAATATTCACCACTCATTCCTGCCCGCTTTTGTGGGAGCCAATCCCTACCGGCAAGCCTACGAGCGGGGCGTTAAAATTATCGGGGCCACGGCTCACTTTGTCAACAACGACCTGGACGAAGGTCCCATCATTGCGCAGAACGTTCAGGAGGTTGATCACCGGCACACCGCCACCGATATGGCTACCAAGGGAAAAGACGTGGAGAAAATCGTGCTGTCGCAGGCGCTGAAACTGGTCTTCAGCGACCGGGTGTTCATTTCCGGTAACCGGGCTATCGTGTTATAA
- a CDS encoding copper homeostasis protein CutC, translating to MPNKPSLTVEICAYSLQSCLTAQTAGAHRIELCGGLAEGGTTPSAGLIQLVRQQITLPVYVMIRPRGGDFLYSDSELAVMEADIQMAKQLGASGVVLGLLKADGSVDEERTRRLIDLAHPLPVTFHRAFDMTNDPGAALEAIIRTGAERILTSGQQQTAEAGLPLLRKLVEQAAGRIAIMAGAGVNATNADALIEAGVDSLHLSGSVRQDSGMAYRHPAVSMASAVPGEYEQLETAEEKVRAVLEKAGLITR from the coding sequence ATGCCTAACAAGCCTTCCCTAACCGTTGAAATATGCGCCTATTCGCTCCAATCCTGCCTGACGGCGCAAACGGCCGGAGCACACCGTATTGAACTCTGTGGCGGTCTGGCCGAGGGAGGCACAACCCCCAGCGCGGGACTTATCCAACTGGTTCGGCAGCAGATAACCCTTCCGGTATACGTTATGATCCGGCCACGCGGTGGTGACTTTCTTTATAGCGATAGCGAACTGGCGGTTATGGAAGCCGACATTCAAATGGCTAAGCAGCTGGGAGCCAGTGGGGTCGTGCTGGGCTTACTGAAGGCTGATGGCAGCGTTGACGAAGAGCGAACCCGCCGGTTAATTGACTTGGCTCACCCGCTGCCCGTTACTTTCCACCGCGCCTTCGACATGACCAACGATCCCGGGGCAGCCCTCGAAGCCATTATTCGCACCGGTGCCGAACGTATTCTCACCTCTGGTCAGCAACAGACTGCCGAAGCAGGTCTGCCACTCTTGCGGAAACTGGTGGAGCAGGCTGCCGGGCGAATTGCTATCATGGCCGGCGCCGGCGTTAACGCCACCAACGCCGACGCCCTGATCGAAGCCGGTGTCGACTCGCTGCACCTGAGCGGTAGTGTTCGTCAGGATAGTGGTATGGCTTACCGGCACCCGGCTGTTTCTATGGCCTCAGCCGTACCCGGGGAGTATGAACAGCTGGAGACCGCCGAAGAAAAGGTACGGGCGGTATTGGAAAAAGCCGGTCTTATAACACGATAG
- a CDS encoding DUF2795 domain-containing protein: MYWTLELASYLEDAPWPATKDELIDYSIRSGAPLEVVENLQELEDDGQPYESIEEIWPDYPTKDDFFFNEDEY; the protein is encoded by the coding sequence ATGTACTGGACACTCGAATTAGCATCCTACCTGGAAGACGCTCCCTGGCCTGCCACCAAAGACGAATTAATTGATTACTCGATCCGCTCTGGGGCTCCGCTGGAAGTTGTTGAAAACTTACAGGAACTTGAAGATGACGGACAACCTTACGAGAGCATCGAAGAAATCTGGCCTGATTATCCGACTAAGGATGACTTCTTCTTTAATGAAGATGAGTACTAA